Proteins encoded in a region of the Mycobacterium branderi genome:
- a CDS encoding class I SAM-dependent RNA methyltransferase: protein MIELTLTVGAPANGGSCVARHDGRVVFVRYALPGERVRARVTADRNSYWHAETIEVIEPSDDRVESLCPIAGVDGAGCCDLAFAEPTAARAFKAEVVTNQLARLGDHRWDGVAEPLSANGATGWRTRVRLDVGADGRAGFHRYHSDELVTELNCAQLHPGMTDGLDALEWPPGVHLHVALDDDDQRHVVCSARQGRRTSTDVVEGSYQAVQRVGRRSWRVPVTAFWQAHRDAARCYSRLVAEWAQAGSGMTAWDLYGGAGVFAAVLGDAVGETGRVVSVDTSRAAARAARAALSDLPQVSVVNDSVRRALTAEPVRADVAVLDPPRSGAGREVIDLLAAAEVPRIVHIGCEAASFARDIGLYRSHGYVVENIRVFDSFPLTHHVECVALLCRERA, encoded by the coding sequence TTGATCGAACTGACCCTGACCGTCGGCGCACCGGCGAACGGAGGCAGCTGCGTGGCTCGCCACGACGGCCGGGTGGTGTTCGTCCGCTATGCGCTGCCCGGCGAACGCGTGCGCGCGCGGGTCACGGCAGACCGGAATTCCTATTGGCACGCCGAGACAATCGAGGTGATCGAGCCGTCGGACGACCGCGTCGAATCGTTGTGCCCGATCGCGGGGGTGGACGGCGCGGGCTGTTGCGACCTGGCGTTCGCCGAGCCGACGGCGGCACGCGCGTTCAAGGCCGAGGTGGTGACGAATCAGCTTGCCCGCCTTGGTGATCACCGCTGGGACGGCGTCGCCGAACCGCTGTCTGCAAACGGTGCGACCGGATGGCGCACCCGGGTGCGGCTGGACGTCGGTGCCGACGGTCGCGCCGGCTTTCACCGCTACCACAGCGACGAACTGGTCACCGAGCTGAACTGCGCTCAACTGCACCCCGGGATGACCGACGGACTGGATGCGCTCGAATGGCCGCCGGGCGTACACCTGCATGTCGCCCTCGACGACGACGATCAGCGCCACGTGGTATGCAGCGCGCGGCAGGGCCGCCGAACGTCGACCGACGTTGTCGAGGGCAGCTATCAGGCTGTGCAGCGGGTGGGCCGGCGCAGCTGGCGGGTGCCGGTGACGGCGTTCTGGCAGGCCCACCGCGACGCGGCGCGGTGCTACAGCAGATTGGTCGCCGAATGGGCGCAGGCCGGTTCCGGCATGACGGCCTGGGACCTCTACGGCGGCGCCGGGGTGTTCGCCGCGGTGCTGGGCGACGCGGTCGGCGAGACCGGGCGGGTGGTGAGCGTCGACACGTCGCGGGCAGCGGCGCGGGCCGCGCGCGCCGCACTGTCGGATCTCCCCCAAGTGTCGGTGGTCAACGATTCGGTCCGCCGGGCCCTGACCGCAGAGCCTGTCCGCGCCGACGTGGCGGTCCTGGATCCGCCGCGCTCAGGCGCCGGGCGTGAGGTCATCGATCTGCTGGCCGCCGCCGAGGTGCCGAGGATTGTGCATATCGGGTGCGAGGCAGCATCTTTCGCTCGCGACATCGGCTTGTACCGCAGCCACGGTTATGTCGTGGAGAACATCCGGGTGTTCGACTCGTTCCCGTTGACTCACCATGTCGAGTGCGTGGCGCTACTCTGCCGCGAGCGTGCATAG
- a CDS encoding APC family permease, whose protein sequence is MSKLSTAARRLVLGRPFRSDRLSHTLLPKRIALPVFASDALSSVAYAPEEVFLMLSVAGLAAYSLTPWIGLAVAAVMLVVVASYRQNVHAYPSGGGDYEVVTTNLGANAGLTVASALMVDYVLTVAVSTASAMSNIGSAIPFVADHKVLFSVSAILLVMAMNLRGVRESGVAFAIPTYAFIVGVGTMLVWGLFRIYVLGDPLRAESAGFQMHAEQGKIVGVALAFLVARSFSSGCAALTGVEAISNGVPAFRKPKSRNAATTLLMLGVIAVSLLMGIIVLAEKTGVQIVDDPARQLSGAPPDYNQKTLVAQLAQAVFGSFHIGFLLIAAVTALILVLAANTAFNGFPVLGSVLAQHSYLPRQLHTRGDRLAFSNGIVFLSVAALSAIIAFRAQVTALIQLYIVGVFISFTLSQIGMVKHWTRLLRNETDPGARRKMMRSRVVNTVGFVSTGTVLLVVLVTKFLAGAWIAVVAMTALFIMMKAIRKHYDAVSRELQEQAAENEGVVLPSRNHALVLVSKLHLPTLRALAYARATRPDVLEAVTVSVDDAETRELVRKWEDSDISVPLKVIASPYREVTRPVLEYVKRVSKESPRTVVTVFIPEYVVGHWWEQVLHNQSALRLKGRLLFMPGVMVTSVPWQLTSSERLKTLQPHVAPGDARRGIFD, encoded by the coding sequence GTGTCCAAACTTTCGACGGCGGCGCGCCGGTTGGTGTTGGGTCGGCCGTTTCGCAGCGATCGGCTGAGTCATACCCTGCTGCCCAAGCGGATCGCGCTGCCGGTGTTCGCCTCGGATGCGCTGTCGTCGGTGGCTTACGCGCCCGAGGAAGTTTTCCTCATGCTGTCGGTGGCCGGGCTGGCCGCCTACTCGCTGACACCGTGGATCGGGCTGGCGGTGGCCGCGGTCATGCTGGTCGTGGTGGCGAGCTACCGCCAAAACGTGCACGCCTACCCGTCGGGCGGCGGCGACTACGAGGTGGTCACCACCAACCTCGGCGCCAACGCAGGGCTGACCGTGGCCAGTGCGCTGATGGTGGATTACGTTCTGACCGTTGCTGTTTCGACAGCATCGGCGATGTCGAACATCGGCTCGGCCATCCCTTTCGTGGCTGACCACAAGGTGCTGTTCTCGGTCAGCGCGATCCTTCTGGTGATGGCGATGAACCTGCGTGGGGTCCGCGAATCCGGTGTGGCATTTGCCATCCCGACCTACGCGTTCATCGTCGGGGTGGGCACCATGCTGGTCTGGGGGCTGTTTCGGATCTACGTGCTCGGCGACCCGCTGCGCGCCGAATCCGCCGGCTTCCAGATGCATGCCGAACAAGGCAAGATCGTCGGCGTCGCGCTGGCATTCCTGGTGGCCCGGTCGTTTTCGTCCGGATGCGCGGCGCTGACCGGTGTGGAAGCGATCAGCAACGGGGTGCCCGCATTTCGTAAACCCAAGTCGCGCAACGCCGCCACCACGCTGTTGATGCTGGGCGTCATCGCGGTGAGCCTGCTGATGGGCATCATCGTGCTGGCCGAGAAAACCGGGGTGCAGATCGTCGACGACCCGGCCAGGCAGCTATCCGGTGCGCCGCCCGACTACAACCAGAAGACTCTGGTCGCGCAGTTGGCGCAAGCCGTGTTCGGCAGCTTTCACATCGGCTTCCTGCTGATCGCCGCGGTGACCGCTCTCATCCTGGTGCTGGCGGCCAACACAGCGTTCAACGGCTTCCCGGTGCTGGGCTCGGTGCTCGCTCAACACAGCTACCTGCCCCGCCAGCTGCACACTCGCGGCGACCGCTTGGCATTCTCCAACGGGATCGTATTCCTTTCGGTGGCAGCTCTTTCGGCGATCATCGCCTTCCGTGCCCAAGTCACGGCGCTCATCCAGCTCTACATCGTGGGGGTGTTCATCTCCTTCACGCTGAGCCAGATCGGGATGGTCAAGCACTGGACCCGATTGCTGCGCAACGAAACCGACCCGGGTGCCCGCCGCAAGATGATGCGCTCACGGGTGGTCAACACCGTCGGCTTCGTGTCCACCGGCACGGTGCTGCTTGTCGTGCTGGTCACCAAATTCCTTGCCGGAGCATGGATTGCGGTGGTGGCGATGACGGCGCTGTTCATCATGATGAAGGCGATCCGCAAGCACTACGATGCGGTCAGCCGGGAACTGCAGGAGCAGGCCGCTGAAAACGAGGGCGTGGTGTTGCCCAGCCGCAACCATGCCCTGGTGTTGGTGTCCAAGTTGCATCTGCCGACGCTGCGGGCGCTGGCCTATGCGCGCGCAACCCGTCCCGACGTGCTGGAGGCTGTCACGGTCAGCGTCGACGACGCGGAAACCCGTGAGTTGGTGCGCAAGTGGGAAGACAGCGATATCTCGGTGCCGCTCAAGGTCATTGCCTCGCCATACCGTGAGGTCACCCGCCCGGTGCTCGAGTACGTCAAACGGGTCAGCAAAGAGTCGCCGCGCACCGTGGTGACGGTGTTCATCCCGGAATACGTGGTGGGGCACTGGTGGGAACAGGTGCTGCACAACCAGAGCGCGTTGCGGCTCAAGGGACGGCTGCTGTTCATGCCCGGCGTGATGGTGACGTCGGTTCCGTGGCAGCTGACGTCGTCGGAGCGGCTCAAGACGCTGCAGCCGCATGTGGCTCCGGGCGATGCCCGACGGGGAATCTTCGATTGA